One region of Clavibacter michiganensis subsp. tessellarius genomic DNA includes:
- a CDS encoding Rossmann-like and DUF2520 domain-containing protein, which translates to MTAPSQRSGRLGVGIIGAGRVGPVLGLALAGAGHAITGISALSAASRERAETMLPDVPVLGIPEIVERSELVILAVPDAELPGLVAGLAATGAWQAGQLVMHTSAAHGVQVLAPAFAAGVIPLAVHPAMSFTGTSMDLSRMLDSWFAVTAPAPVLPIAQVLVVEMGGEPVVVEERDRAAYAEAIATATTFSTAIVEQATGLLAGIGVEEPGRVLGPLIRSAVDDALRRSSPAGGARLTTGDVPPPTDEGPGAD; encoded by the coding sequence ATGACCGCCCCCTCCCAGCGCTCCGGCCGCCTCGGTGTGGGCATCATCGGCGCGGGCCGCGTCGGCCCCGTCCTCGGCCTGGCGCTCGCGGGCGCCGGCCACGCGATCACCGGCATCTCCGCCCTCTCCGCGGCCAGCCGCGAGCGCGCCGAGACGATGCTCCCGGACGTGCCCGTGCTCGGGATCCCCGAGATCGTCGAGCGCAGCGAGCTCGTGATCCTCGCCGTCCCCGACGCCGAGCTCCCGGGCCTCGTCGCCGGCCTCGCGGCGACGGGCGCGTGGCAGGCGGGCCAGCTCGTCATGCACACCTCCGCCGCGCACGGGGTCCAGGTGCTCGCCCCGGCCTTCGCCGCCGGCGTCATCCCGCTCGCCGTCCACCCGGCGATGTCGTTCACCGGCACGAGCATGGACCTCAGCCGCATGCTCGACAGCTGGTTCGCCGTCACCGCGCCCGCGCCCGTGCTCCCCATCGCGCAGGTGCTCGTGGTGGAGATGGGCGGCGAGCCCGTCGTCGTGGAGGAGCGCGACCGCGCCGCCTACGCGGAGGCCATCGCCACCGCGACCACCTTCTCGACCGCCATCGTCGAGCAGGCGACGGGCCTCCTCGCGGGAATCGGCGTCGAGGAGCCCGGCCGCGTGCTCGGCCCGCTGATCCGCTCCGCCGTCGACGACGCCCTCCGCCGCTCCTCCCCAGCCGGCGGCGCGCGCCTCACCACGGGCGACGTGCCCCCGCCGACGGACGAGGGTCCCGGCGCGGACTAA
- a CDS encoding DUF3180 domain-containing protein, giving the protein MTRTRSTTLIALLIAGAAVGWFAENALVMSGRPLLVPPLTLGATLLIVGIVLLGLAWPIRQATRGRRPGRVDPFRATRVVLLAKASALAGALLAGITGGVLAFVLARPVLPGASSVGLAVAGTVGAVVLLVAGLVAEHWCTVPPDDRDDARPGDPARELS; this is encoded by the coding sequence ATGACGCGCACGCGCTCCACCACGCTCATCGCCCTGCTCATCGCCGGCGCCGCCGTCGGCTGGTTCGCCGAGAACGCCCTGGTCATGAGCGGGCGGCCGCTCCTCGTCCCGCCGCTCACGCTCGGCGCGACCCTCCTCATCGTCGGGATCGTGCTGCTCGGGCTCGCCTGGCCCATCCGGCAGGCGACGCGCGGACGACGACCCGGCCGCGTCGACCCGTTCCGCGCCACCCGCGTCGTGCTCCTCGCGAAGGCGTCGGCGCTCGCGGGGGCGCTCCTCGCGGGGATCACGGGCGGCGTGCTGGCCTTCGTGCTGGCCCGGCCGGTGCTGCCCGGCGCGTCCTCCGTCGGGCTGGCGGTGGCCGGTACGGTGGGAGCCGTCGTCCTCCTCGTCGCCGGGCTGGTCGCCGAGCACTGGTGCACGGTCCCGCCCGACGACCGGGACGACGCCCGCCCGGGCGACCCGGCGCGCGAGCTCTCCTGA
- the folE gene encoding GTP cyclohydrolase I: MGVDRARIEAAVTELIHAIGEDPGREGLATTPARVAEAYAEFFAGVGTDPLRHLRETFPLPETDAAPQPVIVTGIAFRSICEHHLLPFTGVAHLAYVPGERIVGLGRLPRVVDDLASRPQMQERLGEQIAEALERGLGARGVAVILDATHGCVTARGTRQAGSTTITIAARGSLAEPSARAEVLALLPGAAGRG, encoded by the coding sequence GTGGGCGTCGATCGGGCGCGCATCGAGGCGGCCGTCACCGAGCTGATCCACGCGATCGGCGAGGACCCGGGCCGGGAGGGCCTCGCCACCACCCCCGCACGGGTGGCCGAGGCGTACGCGGAGTTCTTCGCGGGCGTCGGCACGGATCCGCTCCGGCACCTCCGCGAGACGTTCCCGCTCCCCGAGACGGACGCGGCGCCGCAGCCCGTCATCGTGACGGGCATCGCGTTCCGCTCCATCTGCGAGCACCACCTGCTGCCGTTCACGGGCGTCGCCCACCTGGCCTACGTTCCGGGGGAGCGGATCGTCGGGCTCGGCCGCCTGCCGCGCGTGGTCGACGACCTCGCGTCGCGCCCGCAGATGCAGGAGCGGCTCGGGGAGCAGATCGCCGAGGCGCTCGAGCGGGGCCTCGGCGCCCGCGGCGTGGCCGTGATCCTCGACGCCACCCACGGATGCGTCACCGCCCGCGGCACCCGCCAGGCCGGCAGCACCACCATCACGATCGCCGCGCGGGGCTCCCTCGCCGAGCCGTCGGCGCGCGCCGAGGTGCTCGCGCTGCTGCCCGGCGCAGCCGGCCGGGGCTGA
- the folK gene encoding 2-amino-4-hydroxy-6-hydroxymethyldihydropteridine diphosphokinase — MVTGLPTDRILLSGLRVHAHHGVFAHERRDGQPFVIDLEVALDLAPAGGSDELDRTLHYGELAEEVAAAAGRDPVDLIETLAERIAAVVLSHAVARWVRVTVHKPDAPITVPFGDVAVVIERRSALPAPGAPVRAVVAVGSNLGDRRATVEAALARIDGVPGLRVVRSSDLVESVAVTPEGEDATKPGYLNGVVLVDSALGPHALLDALAGIERDLGRVRAERWGDRTIDLDVVAFGDARIHDDRLTVPHPRAAERAFVLGPWLQADPDAELPGHGRVDALLAALEGRATAEATR; from the coding sequence ATGGTGACCGGCCTCCCGACCGACCGGATCCTCCTCTCCGGGCTGCGCGTGCACGCCCACCACGGCGTGTTCGCGCACGAGCGCCGCGACGGCCAGCCGTTCGTGATCGACCTCGAGGTCGCGCTCGACCTCGCGCCCGCCGGCGGCAGCGACGAGCTCGACCGCACCCTCCACTACGGCGAGCTCGCGGAGGAGGTCGCGGCGGCGGCCGGACGCGATCCCGTCGACCTCATCGAGACGCTGGCCGAGCGGATCGCCGCGGTGGTCCTCTCGCACGCCGTGGCGCGGTGGGTGCGCGTCACCGTGCACAAGCCGGACGCGCCCATCACGGTGCCGTTCGGCGACGTGGCCGTCGTGATCGAGCGCCGGTCCGCCCTGCCCGCGCCGGGCGCGCCCGTGCGCGCGGTCGTCGCGGTGGGATCCAACCTCGGCGACCGGCGCGCGACCGTCGAGGCCGCCCTCGCCCGCATCGACGGGGTGCCGGGCCTGCGCGTCGTCCGCTCGTCGGACCTGGTGGAGTCCGTCGCCGTCACGCCCGAGGGGGAGGACGCGACGAAGCCCGGCTACCTCAACGGCGTCGTGCTCGTCGACTCGGCGCTCGGGCCGCACGCGCTCCTCGACGCGCTCGCCGGCATCGAGCGCGACCTCGGGCGGGTGCGCGCCGAGCGCTGGGGCGACCGCACGATCGACCTCGACGTCGTGGCCTTCGGCGACGCGCGGATCCACGACGACCGCCTCACCGTCCCGCACCCGCGCGCCGCCGAGCGCGCCTTCGTCCTCGGTCCCTGGCTGCAGGCGGATCCCGACGCCGAGCTGCCGGGCCACGGCCGCGTCGACGCGCTGCTCGCCGCCCTCGAGGGCCGCGCGACCGCGGAGGCGACCCGATGA
- the panC gene encoding pantoate--beta-alanine ligase has product MTIPAPTVVTGIAELRALVRAHRAERAAAGEEAVVVLVPTMGALHEGHLAHARHARAAGSLVVVSVFVNPLQFGAGEDLDAYPRTLDADVEALAATGVDLVFAPSAAEMYPDGPARIRVSGGSVALALEGRSRPGHFDGMLTVVAKLLHIVAPDVATFGRKDAQQLHLVRRMVRDLDLPVRIEELETVREPDGLALSSRNRYLDERERRAARVIPAALEAAQSAGSRGIDAVIAAAQSVVMGEPAVALDYFQVVDPSTFESVDDGFTGAALAVIAARVGTTRLIDNDTVVIA; this is encoded by the coding sequence ATGACGATCCCCGCGCCCACCGTCGTCACCGGCATCGCCGAGCTGCGCGCCCTGGTCCGCGCGCACCGCGCCGAGCGCGCCGCCGCCGGCGAGGAGGCCGTCGTCGTGCTCGTCCCCACCATGGGCGCGCTGCACGAGGGCCACCTGGCGCACGCCCGCCACGCGCGCGCGGCCGGATCCCTCGTGGTCGTCTCCGTGTTCGTCAACCCGCTGCAGTTCGGCGCCGGGGAGGACCTCGACGCCTACCCGCGCACGCTCGACGCCGACGTGGAGGCCCTCGCGGCCACCGGCGTCGACCTGGTGTTCGCGCCGTCGGCCGCCGAGATGTACCCGGACGGCCCCGCGCGCATCCGCGTCTCGGGCGGATCCGTCGCCCTCGCGCTCGAGGGCCGCTCCCGCCCGGGCCACTTCGACGGCATGCTCACCGTCGTCGCGAAGCTCCTGCACATCGTCGCGCCCGACGTCGCCACCTTCGGCCGCAAGGACGCGCAGCAGCTCCACCTCGTGCGCCGCATGGTGCGCGACCTCGACCTCCCGGTGCGCATCGAGGAGCTGGAGACCGTGCGCGAGCCCGACGGCCTCGCCCTCTCGAGCCGCAACCGCTACCTCGACGAGCGCGAGCGCCGCGCCGCCCGCGTCATACCCGCCGCCCTCGAGGCCGCGCAGAGCGCGGGGTCCCGCGGCATCGACGCCGTCATCGCGGCCGCGCAGTCCGTCGTGATGGGGGAGCCCGCCGTCGCGCTCGACTACTTCCAGGTGGTGGATCCCAGCACCTTCGAGTCGGTCGACGACGGCTTCACGGGCGCGGCGCTCGCGGTCATCGCGGCGCGCGTCGGCACCACGCGCCTCATCGACAACGACACCGTCGTCATCGCCTGA
- the folP gene encoding dihydropteroate synthase, producing the protein MEPLAPRALVLGILNATPDSFSDGGRHLGLDDALAHARRMVAAGADVVDVGGESTRPGASRVDADEELARVLPVVRELVAEGVVVSVDTMRAATAEASIAAGARIVNDVSGGLADPRMASVVAGADVDYVAMHWRGHSDTMATRAVYDDVVGEVRDELRARVDALVAAGVDPARIVLDPGLGFAKDAAHDWQLLGSLDRLTGLGHRVLVGASRKRFLGRLLPEGATVDDRDVPTAVVSALSARSGAWAVRVHDVAATRAALAVEDAWARGRAEASASAGSSASAGLSE; encoded by the coding sequence GTGGAGCCGCTCGCGCCCCGCGCGCTCGTGCTCGGGATCCTCAACGCCACCCCCGACTCCTTCAGCGACGGCGGCCGCCACCTCGGCCTCGACGACGCCCTGGCGCACGCCCGGCGCATGGTGGCCGCGGGCGCCGACGTGGTCGACGTGGGCGGCGAGTCCACCCGGCCCGGCGCCTCCCGCGTCGACGCCGACGAGGAGCTGGCCCGCGTGCTGCCGGTCGTGCGGGAGCTCGTCGCGGAGGGCGTCGTCGTGAGCGTCGACACCATGCGCGCGGCCACCGCGGAGGCGTCGATCGCGGCGGGCGCCCGGATCGTGAACGACGTGTCCGGCGGCCTCGCGGATCCGCGCATGGCGTCCGTCGTCGCGGGCGCCGACGTCGACTACGTGGCCATGCACTGGCGCGGCCACAGCGACACGATGGCGACGCGCGCCGTGTACGACGACGTCGTCGGCGAGGTGCGCGACGAGCTCCGCGCGCGCGTCGACGCCCTCGTGGCGGCGGGCGTGGATCCGGCGCGCATCGTGCTCGACCCCGGCCTCGGCTTCGCGAAGGACGCCGCGCACGACTGGCAGCTCCTCGGATCCCTCGACCGGCTCACCGGCCTCGGCCACCGCGTGCTCGTGGGCGCCTCGCGCAAGCGGTTCCTCGGCCGGCTGCTGCCCGAGGGCGCGACCGTCGACGACCGCGACGTGCCGACGGCCGTCGTCAGCGCCCTGTCCGCCCGCTCCGGCGCGTGGGCGGTGCGCGTGCACGACGTCGCCGCCACCCGGGCCGCGCTCGCGGTGGAGGACGCGTGGGCGCGCGGGCGGGCCGAGGCGTCCGCCTCCGCCGGGTCGTCGGCCTCCGCCGGTCTGTCAGAGTAG
- a CDS encoding PH domain-containing protein yields the protein MTDAGSADPSASGGPDPERPPESPAPASAAPAAPADAAAAPAVPAAEARIAEELTDGGWHRLHPATPVLRGGVVFLVAIGFLVSSLREQLVERFVPGQDEGGGEGDLLPWLVESGGLIWVILGLLAFTLLAVGISYLSWRMHTFRVTEETVEVRSGILSRTNRRARLDRIQGVNIVRPLLARLIGAAKLEIQVAGNDANLPLQYLRSRDADAFRLRVLRLASGARAEAAGSAPARAAAPARGFVGSRVDDLLAPELDPDAAPPQSVVRIPIPRLVGAVLLSGPTVVLVLFVVVGIPLIVRFEAWYLLVPLLPTLLGSAGFFVRRITRSLRYSVAGTPDGVRVGFGLLSTSNDTIPPGRIHAVEVVQPLLWRAAGWWEIRITRASHSSAPGAAGQQNTSILPVGDRRDVDRVLGLVLPHLVGEDALALIGTGMTGRGGADDGFTTSPRRAWILKPFSWRRTGFAVDDSAFLVRRGVIWRRLVVVPHARTQGVDLTQGPIDRRLDLVSVRAATVAGPVDTRLGAIDRATGMELSTRLVQAAVASAGADTSDRWGAEAASWPAPGSAVAAAAAVATAADPSTSDPTTPVPVATPAPVATPASDDASATPRHRSTPEDPA from the coding sequence GTGACCGACGCCGGGTCCGCGGATCCGTCCGCGTCCGGCGGCCCGGATCCGGAGCGTCCGCCGGAGTCCCCGGCGCCCGCGAGCGCGGCGCCCGCTGCTCCGGCGGACGCGGCCGCGGCGCCCGCCGTCCCCGCCGCCGAGGCCCGCATCGCCGAGGAGCTCACCGACGGCGGCTGGCACCGCCTCCACCCGGCCACCCCGGTCCTCCGGGGCGGCGTCGTGTTCCTCGTCGCGATCGGCTTCCTCGTCTCGTCGCTCCGCGAGCAGCTCGTGGAGCGCTTCGTGCCCGGCCAGGACGAGGGCGGCGGCGAGGGCGACCTCCTCCCGTGGCTCGTCGAGTCGGGCGGCCTCATCTGGGTGATCCTCGGCCTCCTCGCCTTCACCCTCCTCGCGGTCGGCATCTCGTACCTGTCGTGGCGCATGCACACGTTCCGCGTCACGGAGGAGACCGTCGAGGTGCGCAGCGGCATCCTGTCGCGCACGAACCGGCGGGCCCGGCTCGACCGGATCCAGGGCGTCAACATCGTCCGGCCCCTCCTCGCGCGGCTCATCGGCGCGGCCAAGCTCGAGATCCAGGTCGCGGGCAACGACGCCAACCTGCCGCTGCAGTACCTGCGCTCGCGCGACGCCGACGCGTTCCGGCTCCGCGTGCTGCGGCTCGCGTCCGGCGCGCGGGCCGAGGCGGCCGGATCCGCGCCCGCCCGCGCCGCCGCCCCCGCCCGCGGCTTCGTGGGCTCGCGCGTCGACGACCTCCTCGCCCCCGAGCTCGACCCGGACGCCGCGCCCCCGCAGTCGGTCGTGCGCATCCCGATCCCGCGGCTCGTCGGCGCCGTGCTGCTCTCCGGTCCCACGGTCGTGCTCGTGCTGTTCGTGGTCGTCGGGATCCCGCTCATCGTCCGCTTCGAGGCCTGGTACCTGCTCGTGCCGCTGCTGCCGACGCTGCTCGGATCCGCGGGCTTCTTCGTCCGCCGCATCACGCGCTCGCTCCGCTACAGCGTCGCCGGCACGCCCGACGGCGTGCGCGTGGGCTTCGGCCTCCTGTCCACCAGCAACGACACGATCCCGCCCGGCCGGATCCACGCGGTCGAGGTCGTGCAGCCGCTCCTCTGGCGCGCGGCCGGCTGGTGGGAGATCCGCATCACGCGCGCCTCGCACTCCTCCGCGCCCGGCGCTGCCGGGCAGCAGAACACCTCGATCCTCCCGGTCGGCGACCGCCGCGACGTCGACCGCGTGCTCGGCCTCGTCCTCCCGCACCTCGTGGGCGAGGACGCGCTGGCGCTCATCGGCACGGGCATGACCGGACGCGGCGGGGCCGACGACGGGTTCACGACGTCGCCGCGCCGGGCCTGGATCCTGAAGCCCTTCTCCTGGCGCCGCACCGGATTCGCGGTGGACGACTCCGCGTTCCTCGTGCGCCGCGGCGTGATCTGGCGGCGGCTCGTCGTCGTGCCGCACGCGCGCACGCAGGGCGTCGACCTCACGCAGGGCCCGATCGACCGCCGCCTCGACCTGGTCTCGGTGCGCGCGGCGACCGTCGCGGGCCCCGTCGACACGCGCCTGGGCGCCATCGACCGCGCGACGGGCATGGAGCTGTCGACGCGGCTCGTCCAGGCCGCCGTCGCCTCGGCGGGCGCGGACACCTCCGACCGCTGGGGCGCCGAGGCCGCGAGCTGGCCGGCGCCCGGGTCGGCGGTCGCTGCGGCGGCCGCCGTCGCGACCGCCGCGGATCCGTCGACGTCGGATCCCACCACGCCCGTTCCCGTGGCGACGCCCGCTCCCGTGGCGACGCCCGCATCCGACGACGCGTCCGCCACCCCGCGCCACCGCTCGACCCCCGAGGATCCCGCATGA
- a CDS encoding DUF3592 domain-containing protein, whose translation MSAVSQDRVVVSPQAGLVRIAVAALVSSVVLGVGLTFPADLAGDAGAVVVVVKVVAVVLGLLGSLGSAYASVVLLSPVLTTVGAVLWPVAVVLLGTALGLVGALAFAPVAPAGHGSHAVLGLVAAALAILGIAAAVAWAVVQRRVARLAATARRVTETGRRTAAIVTAVQRLDGSGDAVRARLTVAFTDGDGRDHHVTRTVTTADRLLPAVGGKLPLWYDPSDPGDLPSIVVGRSW comes from the coding sequence ATGAGCGCCGTGAGCCAGGACCGAGTCGTCGTCTCCCCGCAGGCGGGCCTCGTCCGCATCGCGGTCGCCGCGCTCGTCTCCTCCGTGGTCCTCGGCGTCGGCCTCACGTTCCCGGCGGACCTGGCCGGGGACGCCGGCGCGGTCGTCGTCGTGGTCAAGGTCGTGGCCGTCGTGCTCGGGCTCCTGGGCTCGCTCGGCAGCGCGTACGCGTCCGTCGTGCTCCTGTCGCCCGTGCTGACCACCGTGGGCGCCGTGCTGTGGCCGGTCGCCGTGGTGCTGCTCGGCACCGCCCTCGGCCTCGTCGGGGCGCTGGCCTTCGCGCCCGTGGCGCCGGCCGGCCACGGATCGCACGCCGTCCTCGGGCTCGTGGCGGCCGCGCTCGCGATCCTCGGCATCGCCGCCGCCGTCGCGTGGGCCGTCGTGCAGCGCCGCGTCGCGCGCCTCGCCGCGACCGCCCGCCGGGTCACCGAGACCGGGCGCCGCACGGCCGCCATCGTCACGGCAGTCCAGCGCCTCGACGGATCCGGCGACGCCGTCCGCGCCCGCCTCACGGTCGCGTTCACCGACGGCGACGGCCGCGACCACCACGTCACGCGCACCGTCACGACCGCCGACCGGCTCCTGCCCGCCGTCGGCGGCAAGCTCCCGCTCTGGTACGACCCGAGCGACCCGGGCGACCTGCCGTCCATCGTCGTGGGCCGCTCATGGTGA
- a CDS encoding PH domain-containing protein, whose protein sequence is MTANVDPHGVEWRRVSPRLVGVELVGGVITALVLGGIAVFLTVVGAPGWIRIVLGAAAVVELVVTLVIVPRRVRAMGYQLRDDDLVFRRGIMWTRIVSVPYGRMQLVDITRGPVGRVLGLADLKLVTAAASASIQIPGLRNDDAEELRDRLVSLAETRRAGL, encoded by the coding sequence GTGACCGCGAACGTCGATCCGCACGGCGTCGAGTGGCGCCGCGTCTCCCCGCGCCTCGTGGGCGTCGAGCTGGTGGGCGGCGTGATCACCGCCCTCGTCCTCGGCGGCATCGCCGTGTTCCTCACCGTCGTGGGGGCGCCGGGCTGGATCCGGATCGTGCTCGGCGCCGCCGCGGTGGTCGAGCTGGTGGTGACCCTCGTCATCGTGCCCCGCCGCGTGCGCGCCATGGGCTACCAGCTGCGCGACGACGACCTGGTCTTCCGCCGCGGCATCATGTGGACCCGCATCGTCTCGGTGCCGTACGGCCGGATGCAGCTCGTCGACATCACGCGCGGCCCGGTCGGCCGCGTCCTCGGGCTCGCCGACCTCAAGCTCGTGACGGCGGCGGCGTCCGCGAGCATCCAGATCCCCGGCCTCCGGAACGACGACGCGGAGGAGCTCCGCGACCGCCTCGTGTCGCTCGCCGAGACCCGCCGGGCGGGGCTGTGA